From Penicillium psychrofluorescens genome assembly, chromosome: 1, one genomic window encodes:
- a CDS encoding uncharacterized protein (ID:PFLUO_000504-T1.cds;~source:funannotate) — protein MAVTTFHLISFARPTEPEVLASKIRNLNPHSQPTWVGKVHHWLLEPHLSTDALTGTGKIMTKWDYLLVGPKDVPDQLGLEIASSWSITANVADDARKPEVVSEQLLARKPDLPAGWSAKDPSNLEASSAPDDLKLSLNTRSRVLGSQKDMDGVTVKRFTQDFGSSNPGPIVVLNLLSYAAGKRMAYLGGYVAGFGRTVGPKYGGDAILFASDTTSWSSKLEEGSKDSHWEDVALVWYPSIWHFAKMLDDADYARLDREFKTGSLEDNPLLCCTEVKMV, from the coding sequence ATGGCAGTAACCACGTTTCACCTTATCTCCTTTGCTCGACCTACAGAGCCGGAAGTGTTGGCGTCAAAGATTAGGAACCTCAACCCTCATAGTCAACCGACTTGGGTCGGAAAAGTGCACCACTGGCTTCTGGAGCCGCACTTGTCTACGGACGCGCTCACTGGAACCGGGAAGATCATGACAAAATGGGACTATCTTCTTGTGGGACCCAAAGATGTACCAGATCAGCTGGGCCTCGAGATTGCATCGAGCTGGTCTATTACGGCAAACGTTGCGGATGATGCTCGGAAGCCGGAGGTGGTGTCCGAACAACTCCTTGCTAGAAAACCTGATCTCCCCGCCGGTTGGTCTGCCAAGGATCCCAGCAACTTGGAAGCATCTTCTGCACCAGATGATCTGAAGCTATCATTGAACACGCGTTCTCGGGTCCTTGGGTCACAGAAAGACATGGATGGTGTGACAGTCAAAAGGTTTACCCAAGATTTTGGCTCGTCAAATCCAGGTCCGATTGTGGTTTTGAATCTGCTTTCGTATGCCGCGGGCAAGAGAATGGCGTACCTGGGAGGATACGTCGCGGGTTTTGGGCGCACAGTTGGGCCGAAATATGGTGGCGATGCAATACTTTTCGCTTCTGACACCACTTCTTGGTCCTCAAAACTGGAAGAGGGAAGCAAAGATTCTCactgggaggatgttgccCTCGTGTGGTATCCGTCGATATGGCATTTTGCAAAGATGCTGGATGATGCGGACTACGCTCGTCTTGACCGGGAATTCAAGACAGGATCGTTGGAAGACAACCCGCTCCTATGCTGCACTGAAGTCAAGATGGTGTAG
- a CDS encoding uncharacterized protein (ID:PFLUO_000505-T1.cds;~source:funannotate), with protein MAKNMAENKTLHYALRVLQLIFAIIVMGTDGYAIHVFRGHTVYEHFDYGNFYDYYGVPNAWGFLMFCAAWTVLIVIFHLIAGIRFADRALVGYIRVAVEAVAVLSWLAGFISVAVQISTDTCSAGKSSCGPLKAATVFGAFEWLLFMVTAALTVMLVFDSSRKPRTSTRPGAAV; from the exons atggccaagaacATGGCGGAAAACAAAACTCTCCATTATGCCCTGAGAGTGCTGCAgctcatcttcgccatcatcgtcatgGGAACAGATGGCTACG CTATCCACGTGTTTCGCGGCCACACTGTCTACGAACACTTCGATTACGGCAACTTCTACGATTACTACGGCGTCCCTAATGCGTGGGGCTTCTTGATGTTCTGCGCTGCCTGGACCGTTCTGAttgtcatcttccacctcaTTGCCGGCATCCGCTTCGCGGACCGTGCGTTGGTTGGCTACATTCGTGTCGCCGTCGAGGCTGTGGCTGTCCTCTCATGGCTCGCTGGTTTCATTTCTGTGGCTGTTCAAATTTCGACCGACACATGTTCGGCAGGAAAAAGCTCATGTGGGCCGCTCAAGGCGGCGACAGTCTTCGGGGCGTTTGAATGGCTGCTATTCATGGTAACCGCAGCCCTGACTGTCATGCTCGTCTTCGACAGCTCTCGCAAGCCAAGGACTTCGACCAGACCCGGTGCTGCTGTTTGA
- a CDS encoding uncharacterized protein (ID:PFLUO_000506-T1.cds;~source:funannotate): MTTSSLQSNVVLTTQLGPYPVSIYDHEVKTSRPDPLAPTPQLRRLMVTIYRPFLENFTCPLEHQSQIPYAPPVVAAALLQSLLSNSSAPNASSILAPVKLVNCSRPVPPSSPSGPLLLFSPGYGGSHNGYASILQGAASSGYTVIAIDPTYEASAVVFPDGYVAYPSAATNAYDRTHSGQNFLQSVRIADAVSVLDAIERGNVPGLGRYSNSSCNANSTSAFPSTPLRALMYGHSFGGSTAVNVAALDARVLAAANIDGPYYGPVVNGTMRKPLLMLQSAALPPMAANWPTFYPNHARGWKTWVRANNTVHYGYTDLPLLADLLGLRGAVIPEELIGTVNSRRLQEIVWRYTTQFFAYVLSGATPPDFLEGPSPQFPDVEVVGHAKAQAVQ; encoded by the coding sequence ATGACAACTTCTAGTCTCCAATCCAATGTCGTCTTAACCACGCAACTTGGCCCATACCCAGTCTCTATCTACGACCATGAAGTCAAGACTTCGCGTCCTGATCCACTTGCGCCGACACCGCAGCTTCGCCGCCTCATGGTCACCATCTACCGGCCGTTCCTCGAAAATTTCACATGTCCACTCGAGCATCAGTCGCAAATCCCATATGCCCCGCCCGTTGTCGCCGCTGCCCTTCTCCAGAGTCTGCTCTCAAACTCATCTGCGCCAAATGCATCATCGATCCTCGCTCCAGTGAAGCTGGTCAATTGCTCCCGACCTGTACCGCCCTCTTCCCCATCTGGCCCACTGCTCCTCTTCAGCCCTGGTTACGGCGGTAGCCATAACGGCTACGCATCCATTTTACAGGGCGCCGCCAGCTCCGGCTACACGGTGATTGCCATCGACCCCACGTACGAAGCCTCTGCAGTCGTCTTCCCCGATGGCTATGTCGCATACCCTAGCGCCGCCACCAACGCATATGACCGTACCCACAGCGGTCAAAACTTTCTGCAGTCTGTCCGGATCGCCGATGCCGTCTCCGTACTTGACGCCATTGAACGCGGCAACGTGCCCGGTCTCGGACGCTATTCAAACTCCAGCTGCAACGCCAACTCGACTTCCGCTTTCCCATCCACGCCGCTCCGTGCCCTCATGTACGGCCACTCGTTTGGCGGCAGCACGGCCGTCAACGTTGCCGCCTTGGACGCGCGCGTCCTGGCTGCCGCCAACATTGACGGCCCCTATTATGGCCCCGTGGTCAACGGAACCATGCGCAAGCCGCTACTCATGTTACAGTCCGCGGCGTTACCGCCGATGGCCGCCAACTGGCCCACCTTCTACCCGAACCACGCGCGCGGCTGGAAGACGTGGGTGCGCGCCAACAACACGGTTCACTACGGTTATACCGACCTACCGCTGCTAGCCGACCTGCTTGGTCTGCGCGGCGCCGTCATACCTGAGGAACTGATCGGCACTGTGAATAGTCGCCGCCTGCAGGAGATTGTGTGGCGCTATACGACCCAGTTCTTTGCATATGTGCTGAGCGGTGCGACCCCCCCGGACTTTCTGGAGGGACCGAGCCCGCAGTTTCCCGACGTCGAAGTTGTAGGACATGCAAAGGCACAGGCTGTGCAGTAA
- a CDS encoding uncharacterized protein (ID:PFLUO_000507-T1.cds;~source:funannotate), with amino-acid sequence MAPHLSHDEFFSSLTDLLSKTSQKSRGSVYLTQKPMTDADSSNAQPSILIRATDGNTNAPNPKSADKSGKSSRVTKNKSTKVKMSTIVNPGDLEFFYARYAEVCKTGMAGLKKRDRSKRKGKAKAKGGASKTEA; translated from the exons ATGGCGCCTCATTTGAGCCACGATGAG TTCTTCTCGTCCCTCACCGATCTGCTCTCCAAGACCTCTCAAAAGTCACGCGGCTCTGTCTATCTCACCCAGAAACCTATGACGGATGCCGATTCATCCAACGCCCAACCATCTATCCTCATCCGTGCCACGGACGGAAACACCAATGCGCCGAACCCGAAATCAGCAGACAAGAGTGGAAAGTCCTCCCGAGTCACGAAGAACAAGTCGACAAAGGTGAAAATGTCCACGATTGTCAACCCGGGTGACCTCGAATTCTTCTACGCTCGGTACGCGGAGGTGTGCAAGACGGGTATGGCGGGACTGAAGAAGCGAGATCGCAGCAAGCGGAAGGGCAAAGCGAAGGCGAAGGGTGGTGCTTCCAAGACCGAGGCATGA
- a CDS encoding uncharacterized protein (ID:PFLUO_000508-T1.cds;~source:funannotate), which yields MVQRRHHNTTSLPRDLRSELGIRDTYGDRKRRQAGPSSRKDRRRVERTEKKSRKALPPNRKNGKRYEETDKDEFDLDEDDEESEEVEHNAPKTKSKPAETTQQPKSAMKKRPLPEEIDLDEGDDDSEESSEEESQGLHISGTVKSKLAQDDAEIAALEKKLGLKKGKKLPKAFEEDGLNDLLGDLAEDSEDDSRKRKREADDWLQSKRQKAQALQMEQQDDDEDDMESSEDDIDLDEEVFGSDDEGDEDSEGSEFDGFDEDDNNQQPKKRENPYVAPVSNPQNIQPQKYIPPSLRARSDPETESLTRLRRQAQGHLNKMSEANLISIVSEFEKLYRDYPRQHVTSTIIDLLMGLICERSALQDTFLVLHAGFIAALYKIMGMDFGAEVVQKVVETLDANADDGGKFEGKEFINLVSLLSQLYNFHVIGSPLIFDYIRLFLQEITEYNTELLLKVIRNSGPQLRQDDPSSLKDIVLLIQPAVAKIGEESLSVRTKFMIDIITDLKNNRVKSGIGANITSEHITKMRKILGSLNNSRTIRASEPMNITRSDIQNSSMKGKWWLVGASWKEDPLVSARQELSNLTSTNADAVAEEDSDPEPDLAQLARSHRMNTDVRRSIFVAIMSATDYQDANVRLLKLRLKRAQEFEIPRVLLHCAMEEEAHNPYYTLIARRLCGESGRRIKVSFMFALWNIFKRMGEKNDLDDEDDDGGFDADDDENAIGVKSVVNLAKMYGILIADGTLTLNILKNLNFAYLQPKTKTFVELLIITIIQQSQKSKRASKKKSKKTDADDAKDEEALMQIFLRVQDSPHIAKGLIFFVRKVVAKTDIVSSEKEQKLVRWGCIVAVDALKAISV from the exons ATGGTGCAACGACGCCACCATAATACGACGTCGCTGCCACGGGATTTACGGAGTGAACTGGGGATACGGGACACCTACGGCGATCGGAAGCGCCGTCAAGCCGGCCCCTCATCTCGCAAAGACCGCCGGCGGGTTGAGCGCACAGAGAAGAAGTCTAGAAAGGCACTTCCGCCAAATCGCAAGAATGGGAAGCGATACGAGGAAACGGACAAGGATGAGTTTGACTTagatgaggacgatgaagagTCTGAGGAGGTGGAACACAATGCGCCCAAGACGAAATCAAAACCCGCCGAGACCACCCAGCAGCCAAAGTCGGCTATGAAGAAGCGCCCTTTGCCAGAAGAGATTGACCTAGAcgagggagatgatgatagtGAAGAATCATCGGAAGAGGAATCACAGGGACTCCATATCTCGGGAACTGTCAAGTCTAAACTGGCACAAGACGACGCCGAAATCGCGGCTTTGGAGAAAAAACTTGGTCTCAAAAAGGGCAAGAAACTCCCAAAAGCCTTTGAAGAGGACGGATTAAATGACTTGCTTGGCGACCTGGCCGAAGATTCGGAAGACGACAGTCGGAAGCGCAAACGGGAAGCTGATGATTGGCTACAAAGCAAGAGACAAAAGGCTCAAGCACTTCAAATGGAACAAcaagatgatgacgaggatgatatGGAAAGCTCGGAGGACGACATCGACCTTGACGAGGAAGTCTTTGGAAGTGATGACGAGGGTGACGAGGACAGTGAAGGCAGCGAGTTCGACGGCTTTGACGAAGACGACAACAACCAGCAGCCTAAGAAACGAGAAAATCCCTATGTGGCGCCTGTTTCAAACCCGCAAAACATACAGCCACAGAAATATATCCCCCCATCATTGCGAGCGCGTTCTGATCCGGAGACGGAGTCTCTTACTCGACTGAGACGCCAGGCGCAAGGTCATCTGAATAAAATGTCCGAGGCCAACCTAATATCCATTGTTTCCGAATTCGAAAAACTTTACCGCGACTACCCTCGCCAGCATGTCACGTCTACAATTATTGATCTTCTCATGGGTCTGATCTGTGAAAGGTCGGCCCTGCAAGATACCTTTCTCGTCCTCCATGCCGGGTTCATTGCAGCTCTGTACAAGATTATGGGAATGGATTTCGGGGCAGAGGTCGTACAAAAGGTTGTTGAGACCTTGGATGCAAATGCCGACGACGGCGGGAAATTCGAGGGGAAAGAGTTCATCAATCtggtctctcttctctcgcaACTGTATAATTTCCATGTTATCGGCAGCCCGTTGATTTTCGACTATATCCGCCTATTTCTGCAGGAGATTACGGAGTATAATACCGAGCTCCTGCTAAAGGTCATCCGAA ACTCTGGCCCGCAGCTTCGACAAGATGATCCATCTTCTCTGAAGGATATTGTCTTGCTCATCCAGCCTGCTGTGGCAAAGATCGGTGAGGAAAGCCTCTCTGTTCGCACGAAATTTATGATCGATATCATTACGGACCTGAAAAACAACCGCGTGAAATCTGGAATTGGCGCGAACATCACTTCTGAGCACATCAccaagatgcgcaagatcttggGGTCTCTGAACAATTCGCGAACCATCCGCGCGTCAGAACCGATGAACATCACCCGCTCAGACATTCAAAATTCTTCTATGAAGGGTAAATGGTGGCTGGTCGGTGCAAGCTGGAAGGAAGATCCGTTAGTCTCTGCGCGGCAAGAGCTGTCCAATCTAACCTCAACCAACGCCGATGCTGTTGCCGAGGAAGACAGCGATCCGGAGCCCGATCTTGCACAGCTTGCAAGGTCCCACCGAATGAACACTGATGTTCGACGGTCGATCTTCGTTGCCATAATGTCCGCCACAGATTACCAAGATGCCAATGTCCGCCTTCTTAAGCTTCGGCTAAAGCGTGCCCAAGAGTTTGAAATCCCACGAGTCCTACTTCACTGCGcaatggaagaagaggcacACAATCCCTACTACACGCTTATTGCACGCCGACTCTGCGGCGAATCGGGTCGACGCATCAAGGTTTCTTTCATGTTCGCTCTTTGGAACATTTTCAAGCGGATGGGCGAGAAGAACGActtggatgatgaggacgacgatggcggCTTTGACGCTGACGATGACGAAAACGCCATCGGCGTGAAATCTGTTGTCAATCTGGCCAAGATGTACGGCATTCTCATTGCGGACGGCACCCTGACGCTCAACATCCTGAAGAACCTCAACTTCGCGTATCTGCAGCCCAAGACGAAAACTTTTGTGGAGTTATTGATTATCACTATCATCCAACAGTCTCAAAAGTCTAAGCGcgcttcgaagaagaaatcgaaaAAGACAGACGCTGATGATgccaaggatgaggaggctCTTATGCAAATTTTCTTGCGCGTTCAGGACTCGCCACACATTGCCAAGGGGCTGATTTTCTTTGTGCGTAAGGTTGTTGCTAAGACGGACATTGTGTcttcggagaaggagcagaaGTTGGTGCGATGGGGTTGCATTGTCGCGGTGGATGCGCTTAAAGCTATCTCGGTTTGA
- a CDS encoding uncharacterized protein (ID:PFLUO_000509-T1.cds;~source:funannotate) produces MSHNIHGKPVAGRGHIRSECEPVGTNVLAEPIQLPFSGRIAKNRFLKAPMTERLCSWSKGPDDITARGVPSKELINLYARWGEGDIGIIIGGNLMVRYDAVEAFGNSILCDNHDNRIEQFKELSAAAKAHGSLFIAQLSHPGRQGNIALNPNPVSASDVQLKIHWAGNDFGKPRALTVPEIQELVRRYGETAYLCHQAGHDGVQPNVVQGTKPEECQWLCMKLEEAKLDFVDLSGGTFEGRAFEHKKESTKAREAYFIEFAEMIRPHLKKTKLIVTGGFRTSKGMVDAINGGACDGIGIGRPLAAEPFLCKEILEGRVTGALENFVPLPQNTQSSGTQLHQIGLADKAISDWSSQEEVERWVEAFKIETERKRSIYPKIDSSGYPRIHAVAGFEY; encoded by the exons ATGTCTCACAATATTCATGGCAAACCGGTCGCTGGAAGGGGCCATATTCGCTCCGAGTGTGAGCCTGTCGGCACCAATGTCTTGGCGGAGCCTATTCAACTCCCATTCTCCGGTCGTATCGCAAAGAATCGGTTTCTGAAGGCACCCATGACCGAGCGACTATGCAGCTGGTCCAAGGGGCCTGACGATATT ACGGCACGTGGTGTACCAAGTAAAGAGCTGATCAACCTTTATGCGCGATGGGGCGAAGGTGATATTggaatcatcatcggcggcaaCCTCATGGTTCGCTATGATGCCGTAGAGGCGTTCGGAAACTCTATCCTTTGCGATAACCATGACAATCGAATCGAACAATTCAAAGAGTTGTCTGCCGCTGCGAAGGCTCACGGATCTCTCTTCATCGCCCAACTCTCTCACCCGGGTCGACAGGGAAATATCGCACTCAATCCTAATCCAGTCAGCGCAAGTGATGTTCAACTGAAGATTCACTGGGCTGGCAATGATTTCGGCAAGCCTCGCGCGCTCACAGTCCCAGAAATTCAGGAATTGGTTCGTCGATATGGTGAAACGGCATACTTGTGCCACCAAGCGGGGCATGATGGGGTCCAG CCTAATGTCGTTCAAGGCACCAAACCAGAGGAGTGCCAGTGGCTTTGTATGAAACTCGAAGAGGCCAAGCTAGACTTCGTCGATCTTTCTGGCGGCACCTTCGAGGGTCGAGCTTTTGAGCACAAAAAAGAATCGACG AAAGCTCGCGAGGCATATTTCATTGAATTTGCCGAGATGATCCGACCGCATCTCAAGAAAACGAAGCTGATCGTTACGGGCGGTTTCAGAACTTCCAAAGGTATGGTTGACGCCATTAACGGCGGGGCTTGTGATGGCATCGGGATTGGCCGCCCACTTGCTGCGGAGCCCTTCCTCTGTAAAGAGATTCTCGAGGGTCGCGTCACTGGGGCCCTTGAAAATTTTGTGCCCTTGCCGCAGAATACCCAATCTTCTGGCACTCAGTTGCATCAAATTGGACTTGCAGACAAAGCTATCAGTGATTGGAGTAgccaggaagaagttgaacGTTGGGTTGAGGCTTTCAAGATCGAGACGGAGCGTAAAAGATCCATTTACCCCAAGATCGATAGCTCAGGATACCCAAGGATTCACGCCGTCGCTGGTTTTGAATATTGA
- a CDS encoding uncharacterized protein (ID:PFLUO_000510-T1.cds;~source:funannotate): MVQALPYDHSDSLVNAAIDNGTFKDPSVFVRPRYRYWLPDANVDAAVLREDIAGAKTSGAGGVEVLGYYLYGGTPEGTGNFAPDDWSVYGWGTPAWTDAFHTLAQAHKDNGCIMDFAMGPNQGQGVPAPENSEGLMYDLYAFNFTVPLGGSWSGQLPGWDSVEGTVKLQAVITGIVTNSVNVTVPSTSETSLNTTGVYPSLPGDSPSDRTQVTLATASLRDLTSQVGSDGNLHVSFPHNSTGLYHEVFVIYQIHNGYRAQADPISLRGPQTTPKTWHQNGSWAVDHFSALGAKTTTDYWEKYIVPEDSELKKLLQEVGNYGWEDSIETRANVFFTENYTTSFMGDHGYDVSKYLPILFHQNSVFGSPSTVWYITDEPDAGDSHVADYRQTLTNLYGIYVSTLQAWAEDYLNLQFSAQIAYNLPMDMLQNVPLVGGTECESLGFNHLIDGYRQYTGPANLAQKRLVSTEEGAINEEAYQQTIPEWLWDAKRSIAGSVTQFIIHGYPYTGEYGNTTWPGWSTFDYAYSEMHGPRQPAWEYYKDTFLDFLARHSFIFQSGIPKRDVAFYMYITTFPGIVRNYLPTDLEEAGYTYEYLSPNNFDLPQAYVKNGVLGPDAQEFKALVVRGNDSMTVAGAEGIARFAHAGLPIIFSGGIPTYLASYNQSGSEYAKKTLHSLTSLPNVHQVPYEGLANTLDSLGITPGTKVVADNTWYTYWRQTDDSNYFFVYNDALTPSTWGLGNGHSEGSVQFASLGTPYFLDAWTGDKVPILNYTQSSNSTKIPFQLAGNQSVIVAFDLSSSYEDHHGSSSHGKTYNVQDPSQYYPPKSSSDPIELSNWTLTIEHWDPPSDLYQMLPKDTVKYNTTHSLPDGLKSWKDLDSNLTTTSGRGYYTSMFSWPSSGRSKSAIIDFGGILHTLRVTVNGQTLPPMDPTWARADITKYLRPGKNRVDAMVTTTLINTLRPLWSELESGANGTTTPISAQPAQDYGLVSAVTVIPY, translated from the exons ATGGTACAAGCGCTGCCATATGACCATTCCGACTCCTTGGTCAACGCGGCGATAGACAACGGCACCTTCAAGGACCCTTCTGTTTTTGTCCGACCTCGGTATCGGTATTGGCTGCCAGATGCAAATGTCGATGCTGCAGTTCTGCGTGAAGATATAGCAGGGGCTAAAACTTCTGGGGCTGGTGGCGTGGAGGTCTTGGGATATTATTTGTACGGAG GCACCCCGGAGGGAACAGGAAACTTTGCACCCGACGACTGGTCGGTATACGGCTGGGGAACACCTGCCTGGACAGATGCCTTTCACACACTGGCACAGGCCCACAAGGATAATGGCTGCATCATGG ATTTTGCCATGGGTCCGaatcaaggccaaggagtGCCTGCCCCTGAGAACTCCGAAGGCCTGATGTATGACCTCTATGCCTTCAACTTTACCGTTCCACTCGGTGGATCTTGGAGTGGGCAATTACCGGGCTGGGACTCTGTCGAGGGTACCGTCAAATTGCAAGCTGTCATTACTGGAATTGTTACCAATTCAGTCAATGTCACCGTGCCTAGCACTTCCGAGACATCTCTCAACACCACCGGAGTCTACCCCAGCCTTCCTGGAGATAGTCCATCTGATAGAACCCAAGTCACATTGGCCACAGCTTCTTTACGGGACCTCACAAGCCAGGTCGGGTCGGATGGAAACCTGCATGTTTCCTTCCCTCATAACAGCACCGGGTTATACCATGAGGTGTTCGTCATTTATCAAATCCACAACGGCTACCGTGCCCAGGCAGATCCAATCTCCCTGCGGGGACCTCAAACTACGCCGAAGACGTGGCACCAGAATGGCAGCTGGGCTGTTGATCACTTCTCTGCCCTTGGTGCAAAGACGACCACCGATTACTGGGAGAAATACATTGTTCCCGAGGATTCTGAGCTAAAGAAGTTACTGCAGGAGGTTGGTAACTACGGCTGGGAGGACTCCATTGAGACACGAGCAAACGTCTTCTTCACCGAGAATTATACTACCAGCTTTATGGGAGACCACGGATACGACGTCAGCAAGTACTTGCCGATTCTCTTCCATCAAAACAGCGTATTTGGTTCGCCGTCGACGGTCTGGTATATTACCGATGAGCCAGATGCCGGTGACAGCCATGTTGCAGACTATCGACAAACACTGACAAACCTCTACGGAATCTACGTGTCCACCTTACAGGCTTGGGCAGAGGACTATCTCAATCTTCAATTTAGCGCTCAGATTGCTTATAATCTGCCCATGGACATGCTTCAGAACGTTCCTCTAGTGGGTGGCACAGAATGTGAATCGTTAGGGTTCAATCACCTCATCGATGGTTATCGACAGTATACTGGACCGGCAAACTTAGCCCAGAAGCGGCTGGTGTCGACCGAGGAGGGAGCGATTAACGAAGAAGCCTATCAGCAAACAATCCCTGAATGGCTTTGGGACGCTAAGCGATCAATCGCAGGATCAGTCACCCAGTTCATCATTCACGGATACCCTTACACCGGAGAGTACGGCAACACGACTTGGCCTGGCTGGAGTACATTTGACTATGCATACTCGGAAATGCACGGCCCACGCCAGCCAGCATGGGAGTATTACAAGGACAccttcctcgacttcctggcTCGACactccttcatcttccaaTCCGGCATCCCGAAGAGAGATGTCGCGTTCTACATGTACATCACAACGTTCCCCGGCATCGTGAGAAACTACTTGCCAACAGACTTGGAAGAAGCCGGCTACACCTACGAGTATTTGTCGCCGAACAACTTTGACCTGCCTCAGGCTTACGTTAAAAATGGTGTCTTGGGGCCCGACGCCCAGGAGTTCAAGGCTCTTGTCGTGCGTGGGAACGATTCCATGACGGTTGCTGGTGCGGAGGGCATCGCCAGATTTGCCCATGCAGGCCTTCCaatcatcttctccggtgGCATTCCAACATACCTAGCGAGCTATAATCAGAGCGGCTCAGAGTATGCCAAGAAGACACTTCACAGCCTGACATCGCTTCCAAATGTGCACCAGGTCCCTTATGAGGGCCTTGCCAACACCCTTGACTCTCTCGGTATCACGCCTGGCACCAAGGTTGTGGCGGATAATACCTGGTATACATACTGGCGCCAAACAGATGATTCCAACTACTTCTTCGTCTACAATGATGCGCTAACTCCCTCAACATGGGGTCTCGGAAACGGTCACAGCGAAGGAAGCGTTCAATTTGCCAGTTTGGGGACCCCGTACTTTTTGGATGCTTGGACAGGAGACAAAGTTCCGATTCTGAACTACACCCAGTCGTCAAACTCCACAAAAATCCCGTTCCAGTTAGCTGGAAACCAGTCCGTCATTGTCGCCTTTGATCTTTCTTCATCTTATGAGGACCACCATGGATCTTCGTCGCATGGAAAAACCTACAATGTGCAAGATCCTTCGCAATACTACCCGCCCAAGTCTTCATCGGACCCTATCGAGCTCAGCAACTGGACCCTTACGATCGAACATTGGGATCCTCCGTCAGACCTGTATCAGATGCTCCCTAAAGATACTGTCAAGTACAACACGACGCACAGCCTCCCCGATGGCTTGAAGTCCTGGAAAGACCTTGATAGCAATCTGACGACCACAAGCGGCCGAGGCTATTATACTTCTATGTTTAGCTGGCCTTCATCGGGTCGCTCGAAATCGGCAATCATTGATTTTGGCGGTATCCTCCATACTTTACGCGTCACTGTGAATGGTCAGACCTTGCCACCCATGGACCCAACATGGGCCCGGGCAGACATAACGAAATATCTCAGACCCGGAAAGAACAGAGTAGATGCCATGGTCACTACAACACTTATCAATACCTTGCGCCCACTGTGGTCAGAGTTGGAGAGCGGCGCGAATGGTACGACGACCCCGATCAGTGCGCAGCCAGCTCAGGATTACGGCCTTGTTTCTGCAGTCACGGTCATTCCCTACTAG